One window of the Amycolatopsis mediterranei genome contains the following:
- a CDS encoding LacI family DNA-binding transcriptional regulator translates to MRKRGHQQYAGARLAAGQRTNVLALVVPLRAGPHDVVVREFVAAAISAAGARDHALLLLTAEEGPAALRRAVSSSVADGVVVMDVEAADPRVPALLGLGRPAVLIGLPDRPHGLGCLDLDFAAAGALCLGHLAGLGHEHVALIGSPPAAYRRGSSSATRLALGFTAEAARRGVRSTTLAWGNTHRRSLRGLDALFARHPGVTGLVVHNETALPAVLACLHHRGLRVPGDVSLVAVGPDSLTAHSLLELTCVAIPAREIGALAVETVIGQLDDGTAPGTRLLAPKLAARASSAPPRLP, encoded by the coding sequence ATGCGCAAGCGCGGTCACCAGCAGTACGCCGGAGCACGGCTCGCGGCCGGTCAGCGGACGAACGTCCTGGCCCTGGTCGTCCCGCTGCGCGCCGGCCCCCACGACGTCGTCGTGCGGGAGTTCGTGGCCGCCGCGATCTCCGCGGCCGGCGCCCGCGACCACGCCCTGCTCCTGCTCACCGCCGAAGAGGGCCCCGCCGCGCTACGCCGCGCGGTGTCCTCGTCCGTCGCCGACGGCGTCGTGGTGATGGACGTCGAAGCGGCCGATCCGCGCGTGCCCGCGCTGCTCGGGCTGGGCCGGCCGGCGGTGCTGATCGGCCTGCCGGACCGGCCGCACGGGCTCGGCTGCCTCGACCTCGACTTCGCCGCGGCGGGCGCGCTGTGCCTGGGCCACCTCGCCGGCCTCGGGCACGAGCACGTCGCCCTGATCGGCTCGCCGCCCGCGGCCTACCGGCGCGGCAGCAGCTCCGCGACCCGGCTCGCGCTGGGGTTCACGGCGGAAGCGGCGCGCCGTGGCGTCCGCTCGACGACGCTGGCCTGGGGAAACACCCACCGGCGGTCGCTGCGCGGCCTGGACGCGCTCTTCGCCCGGCACCCCGGCGTCACCGGGCTCGTGGTGCACAACGAAACGGCGCTGCCCGCGGTGCTGGCGTGCCTGCACCACCGGGGGCTGCGGGTGCCCGGCGACGTCTCCCTCGTCGCGGTCGGCCCGGACAGCCTGACCGCGCACAGCCTGCTCGAGCTGACCTGCGTGGCGATCCCGGCGCGGGAGATCGGCGCGCTGGCCGTCGAAACGGTCATCGGGCAGCTCGACGACGGCACCGCGCCCGGCACCCGGCTGCTCGCGCCGAAGCTGGCCGCCCGCGCCAGCTCCGCACCGCCACGCCTGCCGTGA
- a CDS encoding 4Fe-4S binding protein: MLLATVLVDAEVSEYGQALDYNPCIDCKLCVTACPVGAIAKDGAFDGLACTTHNYREFMSGFTDWAQTVAGSADAADYRSRVPAAESASMWQSLSSPPGYKSGYCLAVCPAGEDVLGPYLEDRKEFLKTVLRPLQDKRETLYVLPGSRAQEYARRRFPHKPLKEVTGGWAPPE; this comes from the coding sequence GTGCTGCTGGCCACCGTGCTGGTGGATGCCGAAGTGAGCGAGTACGGGCAGGCGCTGGACTACAACCCCTGCATCGACTGCAAGTTGTGCGTCACGGCGTGTCCGGTCGGGGCCATCGCCAAGGATGGGGCGTTCGACGGGCTGGCCTGCACCACGCACAACTACCGCGAGTTCATGAGCGGGTTCACCGACTGGGCGCAGACCGTGGCCGGCAGCGCGGACGCGGCCGACTACCGCTCCCGCGTCCCCGCGGCCGAAAGCGCCTCGATGTGGCAGAGCCTGAGTTCGCCGCCCGGCTACAAATCGGGTTACTGCCTGGCCGTCTGCCCCGCGGGCGAGGACGTGCTGGGTCCGTACCTGGAGGACCGCAAGGAGTTCCTCAAGACCGTGCTGCGCCCGCTGCAGGACAAGCGGGAGACGCTGTACGTCCTGCCGGGTTCCCGCGCGCAGGAGTACGCCCGGCGCCGCTTCCCGCACAAGCCGCTCAAGGAGGTCACCGGCGGCTGGGCGCCTCCGGAGTGA
- a CDS encoding TetR/AcrR family transcriptional regulator, producing MTTDAKPTSRERLLEAAATLTYREGVGIGVEALCKAAGVSKRSLYQLFESKDELLAASLKEGAGAFVAGLLPPADDDRSPRERIMHVFAQLTAQASAPGFHGCRYLAAQIELKDQRHPASRVARRIKRNLLGFFRREAEQGGAADPELLARQLLVVFDGASARAGIGVDDLKGLIVPTVTTLLDAAALR from the coding sequence ATGACCACCGATGCGAAACCCACCTCCCGGGAGCGGCTGCTCGAGGCCGCGGCCACCCTCACCTACCGGGAGGGGGTCGGCATCGGCGTCGAGGCGCTGTGCAAGGCCGCGGGCGTGTCGAAGCGGTCGCTCTACCAGCTGTTCGAAAGCAAGGACGAACTCCTCGCCGCCAGCCTGAAGGAAGGCGCGGGCGCCTTCGTGGCCGGCCTGCTGCCCCCGGCCGACGACGACCGCTCGCCCCGCGAGCGGATCATGCACGTCTTCGCGCAGCTGACCGCCCAGGCGAGCGCGCCGGGGTTCCACGGCTGCCGGTACCTGGCCGCGCAGATCGAGCTCAAGGACCAGCGCCACCCCGCCAGCCGGGTGGCGCGGCGGATCAAGCGCAACCTGCTGGGCTTCTTCCGCCGGGAGGCCGAACAGGGCGGCGCCGCCGATCCGGAGCTGCTGGCCCGGCAGCTGCTCGTGGTCTTCGACGGCGCCAGCGCCCGGGCCGGCATCGGGGTCGACGACCTGAAGGGGCTCATCGTCCCGACCGTGACCACCCTGCTCGACGCGGCGGCGCTGCGCTGA
- a CDS encoding TetR/AcrR family transcriptional regulator, with protein sequence MIATDGRRERKKAETRTRIREAALDLFASQGYRETTIAQIAARADVATRTVTLHFPAKDDLLFADDPFTPESLEERLRARTAESTLDAVGDWMHATMRELDARDHDSGADPAHLWQRRALRAGLLMADDDLRGRARAGYRDLELLIAAGIGADLGLPADALLPRLAAVTVVTGLREIYVTREGRTRSAASELSDLVDEVLAFARAGLRDRSAAPDPRGSAVRDE encoded by the coding sequence ATGATCGCGACTGACGGCCGCCGGGAGCGCAAGAAGGCCGAGACCCGGACCCGCATCCGGGAAGCGGCCCTGGACCTCTTCGCGAGCCAGGGCTACCGCGAGACGACGATCGCGCAGATCGCCGCGCGCGCCGACGTCGCGACCCGGACGGTCACGCTGCACTTCCCGGCCAAGGACGACCTGCTGTTCGCCGACGACCCGTTCACCCCGGAGTCGCTCGAGGAGCGGCTGCGCGCGCGGACGGCGGAGAGCACCCTCGACGCGGTCGGCGACTGGATGCACGCGACCATGCGCGAACTCGACGCGCGCGACCACGACTCCGGGGCGGACCCGGCGCACCTCTGGCAGCGCCGGGCCCTGCGCGCCGGGCTGCTCATGGCCGACGACGACCTCCGCGGCCGCGCCCGGGCCGGCTACCGCGACCTCGAACTCCTCATCGCGGCGGGCATCGGCGCGGACCTCGGCCTCCCGGCGGACGCCCTGCTCCCCCGGCTCGCCGCCGTCACCGTGGTCACCGGCCTCCGCGAGATCTACGTGACCCGCGAGGGCCGGACGCGCTCGGCGGCGAGCGAACTGTCCGATCTGGTCGACGAAGTGCTCGCCTTCGCCAGGGCCGGTCTCCGCGACCGGTCGGCGGCCCCGGATCCCCGAGGATCGGCCGTTCGCGACGAGTGA
- a CDS encoding SDR family NAD(P)-dependent oxidoreductase — MTKNWFITGTSKGFGREWTEAALARGDRVAATARDVESLRPLVDRYGDAVMPLKLDVTDRAAAVEAVERAAAGFGSLDVLVNNAGYGHFGMVEELTEEEVRAELETNFFGTLWLTQAALPIMRRQGRGRIIQVTSEGGIRAFPGIGAYHASKWAVEGLSESLRQEVAAFGIDVICLEPGPYRTDFGGGSVRQSALDPAYDAVREAGRIEWDLGDPRATRAPMLELADTDDPPHRMFFGKSFAAVEAEYRDRLDGWRKWEPLALAAFG; from the coding sequence GTGACGAAGAACTGGTTCATCACCGGGACGTCCAAGGGCTTCGGCCGGGAGTGGACCGAGGCGGCGCTCGCGCGCGGCGACCGGGTCGCGGCCACCGCGCGGGACGTCGAAAGCCTGCGTCCGCTGGTCGACCGGTACGGCGACGCCGTAATGCCGCTGAAGCTGGACGTCACCGACCGCGCCGCCGCCGTCGAGGCGGTCGAGCGGGCGGCGGCCGGGTTCGGTTCCCTGGACGTGCTGGTGAACAACGCCGGGTACGGGCACTTCGGGATGGTCGAGGAACTCACCGAGGAAGAGGTCCGGGCGGAGCTCGAGACGAACTTCTTCGGCACGCTCTGGCTGACCCAGGCGGCCCTGCCGATCATGCGCCGTCAAGGGCGTGGCCGGATCATCCAGGTCACCAGCGAGGGCGGCATCCGCGCGTTCCCGGGCATCGGCGCCTACCACGCGTCGAAGTGGGCGGTGGAAGGACTTTCGGAGTCCCTGCGGCAGGAGGTCGCGGCCTTCGGGATCGACGTGATCTGCCTCGAGCCCGGCCCGTACCGCACGGATTTCGGCGGCGGCAGCGTCCGGCAGAGCGCGCTGGACCCGGCCTACGACGCGGTCCGCGAAGCGGGCCGGATCGAGTGGGACCTCGGCGACCCGCGGGCGACCCGGGCGCCGATGCTGGAACTCGCGGACACCGACGACCCGCCGCACCGGATGTTCTTCGGCAAGTCGTTCGCGGCGGTCGAAGCCGAGTACCGGGACCGGCTCGACGGCTGGCGCAAGTGGGAACCCCTCGCACTGGCCGCGTTCGGCTGA
- a CDS encoding OsmC family peroxiredoxin, which produces MPSRDATTHWVGGLNSGKGEVTLDSSNAGTFAVSFPTRAGDPDGQTSPEELIAAAHSSCLAMNLSGVLESQKLTADSIDVSAEVTLGPAKGGGFEISGIAITLRASVPGVTAEQFAEYAETAEKTCPVSKALAGTTITMDAALA; this is translated from the coding sequence ATGCCCAGCCGTGACGCCACCACCCACTGGGTCGGCGGACTGAACAGCGGAAAGGGCGAGGTCACGCTGGACTCGTCCAACGCGGGCACGTTCGCGGTCTCGTTCCCGACCCGGGCGGGCGACCCGGACGGCCAGACGAGCCCGGAGGAGCTCATCGCGGCGGCGCACTCGTCCTGCCTGGCGATGAACCTGTCGGGCGTGCTGGAGTCCCAGAAGCTCACCGCCGACTCGATCGACGTGAGCGCCGAGGTGACCCTCGGCCCGGCCAAGGGCGGCGGCTTCGAGATCAGCGGCATCGCGATCACCCTGCGCGCCTCGGTCCCGGGCGTGACGGCGGAGCAGTTCGCGGAGTACGCGGAGACGGCGGAGAAGACCTGCCCGGTGTCGAAGGCCCTGGCGGGCACGACGATCACCATGGACGCGGCCCTCGCCTGA
- a CDS encoding MarR family winged helix-turn-helix transcriptional regulator, which produces MPDEFLLDEQACFALYAASRAVTDAYRPLLGELDLTYPQYLVLLVLWESDARPVKEIGEALHLDYGTLSPLLKRLEANGLVTRTRLPADERTVVISLTEQGRAVRTRAAGVPSAIGCALGLGERERRELITTLRRLTASAAAYASEH; this is translated from the coding sequence GTGCCGGACGAGTTCCTTCTTGACGAGCAAGCCTGCTTCGCGCTGTACGCCGCGTCGCGCGCGGTGACGGACGCCTACCGTCCCCTGCTCGGCGAGCTCGACCTCACCTACCCGCAGTACCTGGTGCTGCTGGTGCTGTGGGAGTCCGACGCCCGGCCGGTCAAGGAGATCGGCGAGGCGCTGCACCTGGACTACGGCACGCTTTCCCCGCTGCTGAAGCGGCTCGAGGCCAACGGGCTGGTCACGCGGACGCGGTTGCCCGCGGACGAACGCACGGTGGTGATCAGCCTGACCGAGCAGGGCCGGGCGGTGCGCACGCGCGCCGCCGGCGTCCCCTCGGCGATCGGCTGCGCGCTGGGCCTCGGCGAGCGGGAGCGGCGGGAACTGATCACCACCCTGCGGCGGCTGACGGCTTCGGCCGCCGCGTATGCAAGCGAGCACTGA
- a CDS encoding DinB family protein: protein MTERPQRPEVPLTGGEREILTGLLDYHRATVAWKAGGLTEDQARRAHLPSELTTVAGLVAHLTLNEGFWFGVVVGSEEDTWEEILEQDPDAEFRVPADTKLETLLADYEKQCAHSREIVAKHGLDDEVTHKAETFNVRWVLTHMIEETARHVGHLDVLRELTDGLTGE, encoded by the coding sequence ATGACCGAACGCCCCCAGCGCCCGGAAGTCCCGCTCACCGGCGGCGAGCGCGAGATCCTGACCGGCCTGCTCGACTACCACCGCGCCACCGTCGCGTGGAAGGCAGGCGGGCTCACCGAAGACCAAGCCCGCCGGGCACACCTGCCGAGCGAGCTGACGACCGTCGCCGGCCTGGTCGCCCACCTCACGCTCAACGAGGGGTTCTGGTTCGGCGTGGTCGTCGGCAGCGAGGAGGACACCTGGGAGGAGATCCTCGAGCAGGACCCGGACGCGGAGTTCCGCGTCCCGGCGGACACCAAGCTGGAAACCCTCCTCGCCGACTACGAGAAGCAGTGCGCCCACAGCCGCGAGATCGTTGCGAAGCACGGCCTCGACGACGAAGTGACGCACAAGGCCGAGACCTTCAACGTCCGCTGGGTCCTCACGCACATGATCGAGGAGACCGCGCGGCACGTCGGCCACCTCGACGTGCTGCGCGAGCTCACCGACGGTCTCACCGGGGAGTGA
- a CDS encoding DUF1295 domain-containing protein, whose product MPQLLVTAVVTLVAVTVTFGIARARKRYDTIDTFWGLGFAIVALAAFPFGDGPLPLRLVVVLLTVVWGVRLSVHLHLRNHKLPEDPRYARMGHRPLKMFLRVYLFQAVVLYFVSLPVQFAVDGTGIGVLGWLGVAVWVVGFAFETIGDDQLRRFKADPASKGKVLDTGLWRYTRHPNYFGDACVWWGLYLLACSTWPGAATILSPVAMTFTLARGTGKPMLEKGMARTRPAYAHYVERTSGFFPLPPKKVTPR is encoded by the coding sequence ATGCCCCAGCTGCTCGTCACGGCCGTCGTCACGCTCGTGGCGGTGACCGTGACCTTCGGGATCGCGCGGGCACGCAAGCGGTACGACACGATCGACACGTTCTGGGGGCTCGGGTTCGCGATCGTCGCGCTCGCCGCCTTCCCGTTCGGCGACGGCCCGCTGCCGCTGCGGCTCGTGGTGGTCCTCCTGACGGTCGTCTGGGGCGTGCGGCTCTCGGTGCACCTGCACCTGCGCAACCACAAGCTGCCGGAGGACCCGCGGTACGCGCGGATGGGCCACCGGCCGCTGAAGATGTTCCTGCGCGTGTACCTGTTCCAGGCCGTCGTGCTGTACTTCGTGTCGCTGCCGGTGCAGTTCGCCGTGGACGGCACGGGCATCGGTGTCCTCGGCTGGCTCGGTGTCGCGGTGTGGGTGGTCGGGTTCGCGTTCGAGACGATCGGCGACGACCAGCTGCGCCGGTTCAAGGCCGACCCGGCGTCGAAGGGGAAGGTGCTCGACACGGGGTTGTGGCGCTACACGCGGCACCCGAACTACTTCGGCGACGCGTGCGTGTGGTGGGGCCTCTACCTGCTGGCCTGTTCGACGTGGCCGGGCGCGGCGACGATCCTCTCCCCCGTCGCGATGACGTTCACCCTGGCCCGCGGGACGGGGAAACCCATGCTGGAGAAGGGAATGGCGCGCACGCGCCCGGCGTACGCGCACTACGTCGAGCGCACCAGCGGGTTCTTCCCGCTGCCGCCGAAGAAGGTCACTCCCCGGTGA
- a CDS encoding SAM-dependent methyltransferase has protein sequence MPHTTTAHRLASFAAKLLGGPLPVGLRTWEGTRAGPADAPTVVLRNRRALRRLLYAPGELGLARAYVTGDLDVEGDLTDGFRRIWALTRAGDLNRAKLGPREWAEAVRLAARLGVAGLPPKPPAEEARLSGKLHSLRRDRSAIAHHYDLSNAFYQLLMDESMAYSCAYFTSGSSSLEQAQHDKLELICRKLGLRPGMRLLDVGCGWGSLLVHAAKHHGVEAVGITLSAEQLQHIRGRLAQHDLEDRVEVRRQDYRELPDAPFDAVASIEMGEHVGEVNYPAYAATLHRMVKPGGRVLLQQMSRGHVAPGGGAFIERYIAPDMTMRPVGRTIDHLETAGLEVRDVQALREHYVWTVRAWAATLEENWADVVALIGETGARVWRLYLVGGALAFEENRMGVDQILAVRPDEHGGSGLPATREW, from the coding sequence ATGCCGCACACCACCACCGCGCACCGCCTCGCCTCGTTCGCCGCGAAACTCCTCGGCGGCCCGCTCCCCGTGGGCCTCCGGACCTGGGAGGGGACCCGCGCCGGCCCGGCCGACGCACCGACGGTCGTGCTCCGCAACCGCCGTGCCCTGCGCCGCCTGCTGTACGCGCCCGGCGAGCTGGGGCTCGCCCGCGCCTACGTCACCGGCGACCTCGACGTCGAAGGCGATCTGACGGACGGCTTCCGGCGGATCTGGGCTCTCACCCGCGCGGGGGACCTCAACCGGGCGAAGCTGGGGCCGCGCGAGTGGGCCGAAGCCGTCCGGCTGGCGGCCCGGCTCGGCGTCGCCGGGCTCCCGCCGAAGCCGCCGGCCGAAGAGGCCCGGCTGTCCGGGAAACTGCACAGCCTGCGGCGCGACCGCTCCGCCATCGCCCACCACTACGACCTGAGCAACGCCTTCTACCAGCTGCTGATGGACGAGTCGATGGCGTACTCGTGCGCCTACTTCACCTCCGGCTCGTCGAGCCTGGAGCAGGCGCAGCACGACAAGCTGGAGCTGATCTGCCGCAAGCTCGGGCTGCGGCCGGGCATGCGGCTGCTCGACGTCGGCTGCGGCTGGGGCTCGCTGCTCGTCCACGCGGCCAAGCACCACGGTGTCGAGGCCGTCGGCATCACGCTCTCGGCCGAGCAGCTGCAGCACATCCGCGGCCGGCTCGCCCAGCACGACCTCGAAGACCGCGTCGAGGTCCGCCGCCAGGACTACCGGGAGCTGCCGGACGCGCCGTTCGACGCGGTCGCGTCGATCGAAATGGGCGAGCACGTCGGCGAAGTCAACTACCCGGCGTACGCGGCGACGCTGCACCGCATGGTGAAGCCGGGCGGCCGCGTGCTGCTCCAGCAGATGTCCCGCGGGCACGTCGCCCCCGGCGGCGGGGCGTTCATCGAGCGGTACATCGCCCCCGACATGACCATGCGCCCGGTCGGGCGGACCATCGACCACCTGGAGACCGCGGGCCTCGAGGTGCGGGACGTGCAGGCGCTGCGCGAGCACTACGTCTGGACGGTCCGGGCCTGGGCCGCCACCCTGGAGGAGAACTGGGCCGACGTCGTCGCGCTCATCGGCGAGACGGGCGCGCGGGTCTGGCGCCTGTACCTGGTGGGCGGGGCGCTGGCGTTCGAGGAGAACCGGATGGGCGTGGACCAGATCCTGGCCGTGCGGCCCGACGAGCACGGTGGCTCCGGCCTGCCCGCGACGCGGGAGTGGTGA
- a CDS encoding NAD(P)/FAD-dependent oxidoreductase yields the protein MEITGERIGVIGSGVAGLTAAYLLQRKYEVLLFEADDRLGGHAHTHDVPSTHGGTVGVDSGFIVHNERTYPSLLKLFGELGVATRDTEMSMSIRCDGCGLQYAGAKGVGGLFAQRANAVRGRYLRMLTEVKRFHRHAKRLLAAQDAGDVTLGAFLAIGGYTRYFVDHFMLPLVSTVWSADRTDTLRYPARYLFEFLRNHGMLSVQDSPAWRTVVGGSREYVELAAKQLTAVHLSTPVRSVLRTAGGVEIRDDADTPHRVDKVVVATHADQALSLLANPTAAEREVLGAFRYSENEAWLHTDTSVLPSLPAARAGWNYRAPACGAPTGAVQVSYDMNRLMRLDEPTGYVVTLNPGDGPGQEHVVARMRYEHPVYTPESVAAQRRLAGLNDGVLAYAGAYHGWGFHEDGCASGARAAESLGVTW from the coding sequence GTGGAGATCACGGGAGAACGCATCGGCGTCATCGGCAGCGGGGTGGCCGGGCTGACCGCGGCATACCTGCTGCAGCGCAAGTACGAAGTTCTGCTGTTCGAGGCCGACGACCGGCTGGGCGGGCACGCGCACACGCACGACGTGCCGAGCACCCACGGTGGCACCGTCGGCGTGGATTCCGGCTTCATCGTCCACAACGAGCGCACCTACCCGAGCCTGCTCAAGCTGTTCGGCGAGCTGGGGGTGGCCACGCGCGACACCGAGATGTCGATGAGCATCCGGTGCGACGGCTGCGGCCTGCAGTACGCCGGGGCCAAGGGCGTGGGCGGGCTGTTCGCCCAGCGCGCGAACGCCGTCCGCGGCCGGTACCTGCGGATGCTGACCGAGGTGAAGCGGTTCCACCGGCACGCGAAGCGGCTGCTGGCGGCGCAGGACGCCGGCGACGTCACGCTCGGCGCGTTCCTCGCCATCGGCGGCTACACCCGCTACTTCGTCGACCACTTCATGCTGCCGCTGGTGTCCACGGTGTGGTCGGCCGATCGCACCGACACCCTGCGCTACCCGGCGCGGTACCTGTTCGAGTTCCTCCGCAACCACGGCATGCTCTCGGTGCAGGACTCGCCGGCCTGGCGGACCGTCGTGGGCGGCTCGCGCGAGTACGTCGAGCTCGCGGCGAAGCAGCTGACAGCGGTGCACCTCTCGACACCGGTGCGGTCGGTGCTGCGGACCGCGGGCGGCGTCGAGATCCGCGACGACGCCGACACGCCGCACCGCGTCGACAAGGTCGTCGTCGCCACGCACGCCGACCAGGCCCTTTCGCTGCTGGCCAACCCGACCGCCGCCGAGCGCGAGGTGCTCGGCGCGTTCCGCTACTCCGAGAACGAGGCCTGGCTGCACACCGACACGAGCGTGCTGCCCTCGCTGCCCGCCGCCCGGGCCGGCTGGAACTACCGCGCGCCCGCCTGCGGCGCGCCCACCGGCGCGGTCCAGGTCAGCTACGACATGAACCGCCTGATGCGCCTCGACGAGCCGACCGGCTACGTCGTCACCCTCAACCCCGGCGACGGCCCCGGCCAGGAGCACGTCGTCGCGCGGATGCGGTACGAGCACCCCGTCTACACGCCGGAATCCGTGGCCGCGCAACGACGGCTGGCCGGGCTCAACGACGGCGTGCTGGCGTACGCGGGCGCCTACCACGGCTGGGGCTTCCACGAGGACGGCTGCGCTTCGGGCGCCCGCGCCGCGGAAAGCCTGGGGGTGACGTGGTGA
- a CDS encoding DUF1365 domain-containing protein, whose protein sequence is MVTNALYDATVAHVRRIDPPHAFTHRVYLWRVDLDDLPRLPWWLRPFARFDPRDHFAAGDPRGIREKLDAWLAERGVDLRGGRVVMLAAARVLGYAFNPISVYWCHEPEGRPACVVAEVHNTYGGRHAYLLHPDEAGRARAAKAFYVSPFQEMDGEYRMRLPRPEALLDLTVALRRGTATPLIATLRGVRRPVNPRWLARLVLARPLLPQRVSALIRRHGVALWLRKAAVAARTPQNAGGQLHG, encoded by the coding sequence GTGGTGACGAACGCGCTCTACGACGCCACGGTCGCGCACGTGCGGCGGATCGACCCGCCGCACGCCTTCACCCACCGCGTGTACCTGTGGCGGGTGGACCTGGACGACCTCCCGCGGCTGCCGTGGTGGCTGCGGCCGTTCGCCCGGTTCGACCCCCGCGACCACTTCGCGGCCGGTGACCCGCGCGGCATCCGGGAGAAGCTGGACGCCTGGCTCGCCGAGCGCGGGGTCGACCTGCGCGGCGGCCGGGTCGTGATGCTGGCCGCCGCCCGCGTGCTCGGGTACGCGTTCAACCCGATCAGCGTCTACTGGTGCCACGAGCCGGAGGGCCGGCCGGCGTGCGTCGTCGCCGAGGTGCACAACACCTACGGCGGCCGCCACGCCTACCTGCTGCACCCGGACGAGGCCGGCCGCGCCCGCGCGGCCAAGGCGTTCTACGTCTCGCCGTTCCAGGAGATGGACGGCGAGTACCGGATGCGCCTGCCGCGCCCGGAGGCGCTGCTCGACCTCACCGTGGCGTTGCGCCGCGGGACGGCCACGCCCCTGATCGCTACGCTGCGGGGAGTTCGCCGCCCGGTGAACCCGCGTTGGCTGGCCCGGCTGGTGCTGGCCCGGCCGCTGCTCCCGCAGCGGGTGTCCGCGCTGATCCGCCGCCACGGCGTCGCGCTGTGGCTGCGGAAGGCCGCGGTCGCGGCGCGCACCCCGCAGAACGCCGGAGGACAGCTGCATGGATGA
- the sigK gene encoding ECF RNA polymerase sigma factor SigK: MDEPARPRHMAPVPSEVSAGPTVPSPEELMIRVAKGDERAFELLYDQFAGPIYGLVRRIVRDAAQSEEVAQEVLVELWRTATRYAPDKGSALNWAMTLAHRRAVDRVRSARASTEREQKATFEAARGRPFDEVAESVTARLERSQVRRCLSFLTDLQRESVLLAYYQGYTYREVAEVLSTPQGTVKTRLRDGLIRLRDCLGVTA; encoded by the coding sequence ATGGATGAGCCGGCCCGCCCGCGCCACATGGCGCCGGTGCCCTCGGAGGTTTCGGCCGGCCCCACTGTGCCGTCCCCGGAAGAGCTCATGATCCGCGTCGCCAAGGGCGACGAGCGGGCCTTCGAGCTGCTCTACGACCAGTTCGCCGGGCCGATCTACGGGCTCGTCCGGCGGATCGTCCGGGACGCGGCCCAGTCCGAAGAGGTCGCCCAGGAGGTGCTCGTCGAGCTGTGGCGCACCGCCACGCGGTACGCCCCGGACAAGGGCTCGGCGCTGAACTGGGCGATGACGCTGGCGCACCGCCGCGCCGTCGACCGCGTCCGCTCGGCGCGCGCGAGCACCGAGCGCGAGCAGAAGGCGACCTTCGAAGCCGCCCGCGGCCGCCCGTTCGACGAGGTCGCGGAGTCCGTCACCGCGCGGCTCGAACGCTCCCAGGTGCGCCGGTGCCTGTCCTTCCTGACCGACCTGCAGCGCGAGTCCGTGCTGCTCGCCTACTACCAGGGCTATACGTATCGCGAGGTGGCCGAAGTGCTGTCGACGCCGCAAGGAACCGTCAAGACGCGGCTGCGGGACGGGCTGATCCGCCTGCGGGACTGCCTGGGGGTGACCGCTTGA
- a CDS encoding anti-sigma factor domain-containing protein, whose translation MHTLAGAFALDAVNDVERAEFARHLEQCDSCTQEVAELRATAARLGAAMAEEPPPGFKDRVMTAMHATRQLPPRTRPGAPERHRRSVRAPRWAVVVSAAAAVVGLAAGGVFGGIALTQQQELQAAQSRLDQAKQQFAPVAALLAAPDAKTAHGEAPTGGGVTVVLSRSLNRVMVMDAGLPSQPGGKVYEAWLITGAAAPRPAGVIAAADRGGLVVADGVAGADKVAVSVEPPGGSATGTPTEVLMSMPVPA comes from the coding sequence ATGCACACCCTGGCCGGCGCCTTCGCACTCGACGCCGTCAACGACGTCGAACGCGCGGAGTTCGCCCGCCACCTCGAGCAGTGCGACTCGTGCACACAGGAGGTCGCCGAGCTGCGGGCGACGGCGGCCCGGCTGGGCGCGGCGATGGCCGAAGAGCCGCCGCCGGGGTTCAAGGACCGCGTCATGACCGCCATGCACGCCACCCGCCAGCTGCCGCCGCGCACCCGGCCCGGTGCGCCGGAGCGGCACCGCCGCTCGGTGCGGGCCCCGCGCTGGGCGGTCGTCGTGTCGGCCGCGGCGGCCGTCGTCGGGCTCGCCGCGGGCGGGGTGTTCGGCGGGATCGCGCTGACCCAGCAGCAGGAGCTGCAGGCCGCCCAGAGCCGCCTCGACCAGGCGAAACAGCAGTTCGCGCCGGTGGCGGCGCTGCTCGCGGCACCGGACGCGAAGACCGCGCACGGCGAGGCGCCGACCGGCGGCGGCGTCACGGTCGTCCTGTCGCGGTCGCTCAACCGGGTGATGGTGATGGACGCCGGCCTGCCGTCGCAGCCGGGCGGGAAGGTCTACGAAGCCTGGCTGATCACCGGCGCGGCCGCGCCGCGCCCGGCCGGGGTGATCGCGGCGGCGGACCGGGGCGGCCTGGTCGTGGCGGACGGCGTCGCCGGCGCCGACAAGGTCGCGGTGAGCGTCGAACCGCCCGGTGGATCGGCCACCGGAACACCCACGGAAGTCCTCATGAGCATGCCCGTCCCCGCCTGA